The Aedes albopictus strain Foshan chromosome 2, AalbF5, whole genome shotgun sequence region cacccttctttgttatgccaagtgtccattattccaaatgaccgttatgccaaatgtctttatgccaagtgaccttatgctaaacggccttatgccaaatgactttattccaaatgacacagacccgatGAAAACTCCGTTCATGGCGATTAACGGTGATTTCCAATGCAAACTTGGAATGTCCGGTTGTGAAGGAAACGTTACATcttttagggccgatttcttcacgtcGGTTTAGcgggtaagccaggcttacccatatagttaaacttggtttaacgcttaaggcgaaactggaagcatttcctcactttttggtttttgattttttattaaataacgaagcaatattttcaaaatcggttttcgtgcacatgtagagtatggatcaaggtatcttctgatttttttttgtagtggaaaatgtttttcgtttttgcaggaaccatttttgaacaaaatttcacaaaaaatggtttctgcgaaaatggaaaacattttccacctcaaaaaaattcagaagataccttgatccatactctacatgtgcacgaaaaccgattttgaaaatattgcttcgttatttaataaaaaatcaaaaaccaaaaaaatgaggaaatgcttccagtttcgccttaagccagGGTGACGAAATCGGTCCTTATATGTTTAAAATAAGTACTGGTCCACTGAGGATATGCTAAgctacttgaaaaagtattgggaaacttttaaacatgttttaaaaggcTTTTAATCTAATTTTAAACAGTGATCAATaatcgtttgtgttgaaaatatactatactagctgccccggcagacgttgtactgccattttgattgtgattgtttgacaactgctggggagtcattttggcaccgcactctagattggtttcattgtgATCGTTTTAaatttcttccccgctcataacaattccagtaattttacaattgctcttctttaaagttgattttcgtaactttttttacatataaacacagccgccatgaatacgaatcaaaccctgcaagagtcatcccgatcggttcagccattcgtgagttttgttgcctcaaagggacttcaaactcatttttatatatttttatagaTTCGGGGTCTCTGATtgtccaaaccgcgaataacgccttaaGGTAAGCAATGAACTAAGCCTCAAGAATTGAAAGCCTAAAATCgtatatttttattgaaaagaGCACTTTCTTAAAAGTTTCGTTTGCGAAGATCAACTCGTGGATATCATATTGAATTAAAACAATAGGGAGatacacttaacagcgtaaactgattaatctgattaaacgtcacgatcaccaaggcaatctttgattatttcattcgcaaaatcatgaaacatttcaaataagcaaaaaatcatggcttacgcagcatttTAATCTGTTTAATGAGTACCCCTAATGATTTCCATCCTTATATTGCATCTAGTATTCATTCCACGCATAAATGTTTGAGAATGTATTGCATTAcgttcctctcctctcctcttcttggcgtaacgtcctcactgggacaaagcctgcttctcagcttagtgttctatgagcacttccacagttattaactgagagcttcctctgccaatgaccattttgcatgcgtatatcgtgtggcaggtacgaagatactctatgcccaaggaagtcaaggaaatttcctttacgaaaagatcctggaccgaccgggaatcgaacccgtcgccctcagcatggtcatgctgaatacccgtgcgtttaccgcctcggctatgggcCCTACGTTACGAAACACAATTAAGGAAAAATCGGTTTGCTTATATGATTATGAAACTGAATTTCCATGAACTTCATGTCATTTAGCTAAacaataataaattacaaaatacTATTCgtgagcagaaactgattcaatgaaaaatgtttgttggaaCATACATGAAATGACCCCACTGATCAATGATTACCCGTTTTACGATAATTATTAGCTGTTATCTATTTAATAGCGGTAGTAGCGGTAATGCTTTTCCATGGAAAGAAGAAAAACATAATAATATTTTAAACATATTTGTTAACCTATTAattttatccagctttttacgctatgatgaggggtgattcaattttgacaattcttgccgacagcccttgcagcatcagaggTCATCAGAGTAGCCAAAAATACAAGCGAAAATTTCACGTCAACTTTTCCGAAATGTCAAAAATCTTTACCGTTGTTGTTTGCAAGTTTTTCCTTGAGTATTTTTTGTACGATTTGAATAAAagcatttttttcagttttaggtTCATGATTGTAGTTACCATTACATAGGCAATACCAAATTAAATTGAACATGATATGTAGATAAAGAAATTATGAGTTGACGTCGGAGAACCAAATGATGTTGTTCCAATGGCCACAACATCATCTACCCACATGACGGCAGATTTAACATTCTTTTCATTAAACGACTAAAAAAGCGTTGTAGTTATTCACAAATCTTGGAGCGCGAAACTCGTTCGTTCTTTTATTTACTATCGGGTGCACAGTAGTGGAAAATCCAGAATAGATTAAATGCATTGGCCGATTACCTTCTGGAAAAACGAACATGCGGGAAAGggtgattatttatttattagggAAACGTTAATATATGAGATAcacaattattttggaaatcttaTTTCAAATTCGTCACTCGGACAGAGTGGCTATGTTagagaattttaatttttaacaACCTAAATCTCATTTATGTAATTTGAACTAGAGAAAAAGTCGTTCCAATGTTGTAGGACGTCACTACAAATAACTATATTGTACTGGCATCTCATGTGGAATACTGATTTGGAAGGATAGGGAGAACGATACCAGGAATAAAAAAATCTATCAAGAATTCCAAAAGGTTACCAAGCCAGAGCCAAGTGTACAGAATGTGTTTGTTGATGAGCAAGTTGAGGTTGCGGATGACAAAGTTGTGACCATTGGTACAAAATCATTCGGTTTTTCGACGTCCTCTTCATTTTCCATTCCTTTTGTTTCGTCATTACATATAATGGCGGCTATCATGTACCTAAAATTGgagaaaatgttaaatttaaactaaaacgctgaaggaaaaacttaaaaacatcaacagtgaaaatttttgacattctagtggcgttgaactgaaatttttggcTCCTCTTATGAcctctgatgctgcaagggctgtcggcaagaattgtaaAAATTGAATCATCCCTTATcaaagcgtaaaaagctggattgaaAATGGTAATTCAGGTTTTTGTCTTTGTAGCCTCAGGGTTAAAAAGATGAAAGTGGCTTAAAGAGTCAAAATTGCAAAGAATGCTTTAAAATATCGTTCACCGCCCTTTCAGAGATAGTCAAGCCTTGCAATGCGATTTTCAAAGATTACTTTACATTGCATCACTGTTGAATAACCACCAACGAATAGTTTTGATTCTGAGTTCATAAtagttgattattcacgagttgaaaagtactcaTCAAATTTAGCATCaacaaaaaaatcgagatcatgttatTATCTGTTACATGTTGGGATAAAGAATATTGCCACGCCTTCTTCACGCCTCAGAAGCCATATAGCTGCTGCTGGGTCTCCATTTTCAGCTAATGCATATgtggttgatggttcattggaaAAGAGTAATCCTTCGATCATCATATCGTTGTTGCCATATACTCTGCTAACAGCTCTCCGCTCTCGCTTATTGCTTCGAGACTATGGTGTCCCAAGACATGCTTTGCTTATAGCCCGAGTTGTCGAAACCAACCATCGCCGATGAGGATCATGCTGTCACCGTTTGGGATCTTTTAAAAGACAGTATTCGGTTGGCTGTAAAAAAATTCTCTTTGTATTGTATTTCGGCTGCATCGGTTGAAGCGTATCAttagatcatggtaaggtttaaAACCCGTATTCTGAATCTGGCCATAATTATCCTCTCATTGATAGGTGCCCACTTAATAAGTGCAGTGTGCACGTTAGCGCTCAGGAAatcaactccacggtgacgaCGAGTGTTTTTGCCTCCTATTCCAGATTACATCATAATTTTTCTTTATGATCTGTGTTCTTTAAAGTTCGGCCAACGAACAACGCTCGCTCAgtgctaggatctcaagcttcatacagcTTGCTTCATTCCCTCATTGGCAAGTTGTGCTGGACTAGGGATAATACATTCCGTGTTGCTACGTTATCAATAATTCGCCACGAATCGTCCCAGGAATTCAAGGATTTCAttcaaattctgtagaaattttacCAAAGAGATCAGATCAATCAAATCTCCATAACAAATAGAACCTGTAACAGATCTAATATCTATGCTTTCTTTACGTTCCAGAAAATGTTCGACCGACCCAGATGTCGCGATTGGAGTCCTCTGTCTACTCAGCAACTTCGCCTACGTAGTTTGATACAAATTTCCGGGCACAACATCGTATGCGACCGCCCGAAATGCACGGTGTATTTCACCCTACATACGACGACAATGTCCGCTCCGTTCTACACCAGCGAAAAACTGGACATCCATAGTAACATCATATGGCCGGAGATAAACTGTCCAATGACGGTGAAATCCTCGTTGCGTTGCGTTTGTGTCCGTGTGTGGCAGCATAACACTAGAAGCCAGGACGAGGCAGGAGCCTGTTTAGAGAATGAAGATAAACTGTTGTTCCTTTGGGGCGTGTACTTTTCTGGCCTGGTTCCGTTGGCAAGGCGAAGCGAGAAGCGACTCAAAGAAAACACCCTAGTTTTTCAAATGCACGGTGGTTATTTTACATCGGCCGAGTACATTCTGGACGGCGAGGAAGAGAACCGGTCCGCTTCGGTGGCTCCGGCGAAAACACCAACGGCCAACAGTGATGGCACCCAGTTAGGCTTACTACCGGCCGTCAACAATGATCCGCTCTGTGATAATAGCAGTAGTTCCCCTAGTTGGTATTCTCCTAGTAGTGCGTTAAACGTGGAATGCAAAATATCCAAAATTGGAGGTGGCTTATCCTCAACCTTATCCTTGGGACAACAGTTGCGCTCCAGCTCTCCAGACGAACAGTCGCTTTTCATAGTTCGAACCACGGTTAGCCCGACTCCAACGGAGGTCGAAACAAACCTGAAAATTCGATATCTtttcatggaattcttcaaagcgGAAGTCAGACCTAGCTATAACATACAGCGGCTTCTCGCAGTGCAAGAGCGTCAACGCCGGATACGATACGAGAGCGAAAGCGCAAAAGAATTAACCGACCGGATCTGCATGAAATCTGCGTACTGTCTTAACTTGGAACTATTTTCTGACAAGCAGTTGGTTTACCGCTCCTCCCTCAGTTCCCAGCAAAACCGGAGTGGCATGGGCAAACAGCTGAGCCGCTTGCTCTACCAAGAAAAAGAGCCTATCAAACCGGAAATACTACTAAAAGCGCAAGAGCTCCGAAGACAGATCGAGCGAGCCCGATTCCGGTGCCGGATATTGGCCCAGGAGAAGGAACGCCTTAGGGGCAGCATACGACAGCTGCAGCAGAAGCTGAACCAAATGATCGATGCTAATATCGAAACGGAATCGACACTGATGGAAAGCTATCGGAACTATGGCAAAGAAAAAGAGGTTCTATATCAACAGAAACTAGCGTATGCCAACGAAAAAGAGTGCTATCAGGAGTTACGGGAAAAGGTGCTGATTGCTCGACATAGGCTATTGAGAGGCCTCAACGAAATCTACTGTATAACTAAGGTACGTGCATAAGTTCACAAGCAACATGTTTTCATTACAGCTCCCACTCAATAACTGACTACTCTTTGACTGGATTGCTTCTTAACTGGGAGCTCTTCTTCTTATTTGTGGccagccgacaccgttcggcatcagctgtAGTTTAACTTCCGCCTATTTCCgatactaagcctaaacacggacgttCAGGAAGACAaacacacacacctgacaccacATATTGAACCCATCAATGATCCCTATACGTCCCTATAACCGATCAATCCCTATACGAGGGAAGGCGTGACCAGATATTTTTGCCTCAGAAATACTGACGGCGTCGACTAGGGTTGAACCTTGACCGGGTTCTCGATAACTGGACCAAAGTTCAGTTAAAAGCAGTTGTCTGTCAAAAAATAGATAAGCagtatgtagggtattggttcccctattagccatgtggctcccattttcatcctacttaaAACAAATTTGCATAACACTGTCTTATTACAGAACAATAATGGAACTTGTACAGTTAACGACATTGCTCTGCCTAATGCTGAGTCGTATACGGACGCAACTCCGGCGCTGGCACTGAGCGTTGCTTTGGGCTATGTTGCACATGCTGTGATGATGTGTTCTTCAATATTGAATATTCCACTACGGTATGTAGTATGGTTCATCTGGTCAATAACCTTTTCCTGATTATAcctgttattgttgttgttgcaGGAATCCTATAAAATACGAAGGATCACGATCGAAAATGGTCGACTGCATCAAAGTTCTACCAACGGCTGATCGAGAGTACGTTTCATATACCTATTCAAATTCCGTAACTGATAACGGAAAACTGATTCAAGTCGGTTTTTGTTCATTCCTATCACAGGTTCCCACTGTACAGTCGGTCGGGCCCTCCGACTAACGCTCTGCTCTACGCGGTGTTCCTCCTCAATCAGAACATTTCACAGTTGAAGTACTATCTGTGCCTGAGCCGTGGAGATCCCCGTGCAACGTTGGCAAACCTGTACGACATTCTCAATGTTCCGTCGATTAACGTTTTGGGCCGCAGCATCGAGGAACCCTTCCAGGCTGTCCCAACGAACATATCCGGCTCATCTTCGGTGAACTTGGACGTACCGGATGCTTTCAATCAGCTTTCGGTCACCGATTTGAAAGAAACCAAATCTAGTACTAGGTGAgtatgatttttattttttttattctggtgTTTTCACAAGTTTTCTTTATTAATATTACAGAATATCCCGTTCGGTTGATACGTATAGCGATTCAAGTAGAGAGGACGAAAAAAGGAACGGTAAATTCGCTTCGGACCCCATTTTAGCACAGGGACAGCTGCAAGTGACCGGTTTcgagaagaagaaaaatatttaaatcggCTGCCCGGCCTTAAAGAAAATGTAGTTTGACAATTGTGAATTCAATTTCTGTGTATCACGTAAACAACTGTTGGCGAATTTATTTATTGGacttatttattgaaaattttgcattCGAAATTCTCGGTTAAATATGTAAATGTGTTAGTTATAGCGGGACAGTTGAATATAAGTAGTTCAAAAAGTATAAATAATTTGATTTTATGTCTATTTgagatgacattttttttttcttggtcttACTGAAAACACAAACGGTTAAATAATCCGATCCGTAAAGGGATCCGTGGTTTTAATTTGATCCTGCGACAGGTGAAAAATGTAATGAGTATGAGTGAGCGTAGATGATCGCACAATTTGTAATTCGAACTCCTTGATTGGCTTGAGCAATCTGAACTATGCAATAAACCAATGAATGAGGCCTGGTTCTAGCTTATTCTAAATGTGCACAGTTCAAGACCTCACATttttagtaaggtcaataacggcgccactCACGTtcttacggttttcgaggagTAAAGGAATGTTAGTAAGGCAATCGTTGTTGTTACATACATTTTACATTTATTTGTCCAACATCGCACTTGAGATAAGGCAAATATTGACGAAttttaaaatagcaagaatcACTTCTAGAAACACCGTAAGATCGACCGCTACCCccaaccacctcacgctcgctcgtgagaaagttcccgtgattgtctcggcgtGGAAAATGTATGCACGAAAGGGGGAGACCAAGGCAGTAACGGAGGAATAACTTCGTCGGCGGAATAACCACACCCATTTTTTTGTACGGGTCGGATTTATGCTgttactcagtcaattttgatccaattgacttgattttactACTCATGCctgcactgccgtgtgcagcataattgACCCATGttaatacggattcccatagaacatgggacaactatgctgcacacggcagtgcaaGTGTACaaactttcatgagaatcggttcaaaattgactaagttacagCAAAAATGTGAcctgtacaaaaaaaaatgatgtacagcatccgctcgataactgattgctgtttaactggactgctttttaattgggcgctcgataactggaccaaAGTCCAGGAAAAAAGCAGTTGTCTgtcaaaaatgaacaaattttaacctcacattttacaaatcagtaaacaaaacaaaatataacaatagcctccagcaccgggagctcagtccagttatcgagcgatgcccgctaactgaactgtcgtcaaagcccagttatcgagcggaagctgtacatAGTTGTTTCCCCCGATGTTGCCTTGGTCTCCTCCCccttccgtgcctacattctccacgtcattcaggtagtcattgaagtgctgcttccacctttcaatcactttACGTCCGTCCATCAACAGGTTCCTGGGAATGATGTTTGTTGAAGGGCGTGTGCGTATAGCTTCCCATTCCCAGTAGAATATTTAGTTTGTTTACGTCCCACATGTTCGTTTTTGTACCTTACAGCGTATCGCAATCAATTAGGTCTTTTAATagtgatttttttaattcttaatcacttaacctaatttacagctcttttgtccatgtCCTAGtgcactagggtactacgtgagcgattccaattgcacTTCCActttacagcgcctaaatgtattctatcctactttattgaactggttgccttttgtacttctttcactcttctaccctgtccaggggcctgtagcataatgaaaattttactaataatattagtcttgtagcttataacttataattttctgttgcataaaaatactacaagtacaagttacaagtccaatactacaagtcggttggactaatattattagtagaatttacaagtgtatgttgcataaacaaactacaagcataaaatattagctatgacttgtacttttgcttacaagtctcaaaggtcttgtaaaataatttacaagttagatttaaagtattgcagaagtcatatttagttttgaatatatcgatttaccattttgatgaactcaaaagatattatttctaacatgtcaaccttaattccagttttcgacgattaaatttggcagtatgtattcgaaactcattgaaaagaaaattggggtctccagttagcctacagtggttaaggctatggatccccaatccggagacggcgggtcgattcccgttccggtcgggaagattttctcaactccctgggcatagtgtatcattgtccttgcctcacaatatacaaattcatgcaatggcaggcaaagaaagaccttcaattaataactgtggaagtgctctaagaacactaagttgaagcgaggcaggccaagtcccaatgggggcgtagagccacagagaagaataagagaagaagaagagaaaattgcgttgatgtacactttgtatccaaaatataatttccgctgagtctctcaagttctccaaagtttctacaatacccatctttgattggaggttcttggtaaagttatatattatggtcactgcataagcacaggtaaagttgcagatgcgaaataaatttgaattaattgcttgtattgcacatcattaagctaatcaagagctacaatatacgtacactaactcgaatcgagttgcgacatataaacgTAGGTAAAAGCTCCATTTTTGCATTCCAGATCacttcggattttaacaagaagcataatacatgttgctaaatctttatacattgtttttcaaccagtactattaaatctttgggacattttactaaaaatctaggtacttccagtgtcatactttgtaaaaaaatgtttcgtcagagcggccgaaaattatccaaacagcacagCCGAAAATTATCCAAGCAGCACATTGATCTATCGtgtaaagaatgcaaaacttcggaataaatgaagttatttccggatgttacgcggaaaatgcagaatataaactaatatcaactgccatttcaaattaatagtgaactgtcggatgaattttgacaggtaaatgaaccaaaacaacttgtattttcatggtcactaatattacaagtgctaataatattagtggaaaattgagcctttatgcaacacaaattattagcacttgtaatattagtacttgtaacttgtaacttgtagctaatattattagcccgattatgctacagggcccagggtgtcccaaaatagaaaaagtgtcaaaaagttaacttgctcacccttagaatgatagattagggtcttagaaacaatagttccatacatgaaaactcaatcaaaaaatatttagaggttgcacgcatcgattttatgaaaaatggacgatttttggtgtttttaccaaaaaaatgctaatatgagttgaaaaataaaagaaataaaagtcatcaatcaaagtaaatcatagttctgggtcccgcaaacaaagattggagggagtttaggtcggcaaagctgattttatatatttggcaaaggttaaaatatcaagaaatcgcgatttttttcattaaatttttcaaaaatgctcaatttataaggattttgaaattgttcctgtgattcgcaattcccttattttatagcaaattttgtgtagattatttcgcctgaagacagttttgagctatctccttcatgagttgagatatcggcataataatgataacacaatcaatgaaaaaatcggatcttcttatgttatttgtttttgttcattagtttctatggctaccatgcaaaaaaaagcaaataacaagtgtttgacatgttatgttatacaagtacacatttttgaagattttcagaaaaaaattagattactttgataattttacattgattgtgcttactGAATCAGAAAGACTCAAGAAGTGACTCGTTgtgaaattttaataatataagtgatcgtaagtcagacaatcaaatcccatgtgtgaagttctatgatagattttgagtgatgtgtagatcgctcaacaatgtttacctttttaaatAGGTGTTGGTACTCTTGTTAAGCTAACATataggttctttctagttataccagaactactgctctaacattgaaaaccactaaaatgcaagggtgttttcgatcacctggcaatcatttgtctcatttatccataactcagttcagaagcataaaagTGAAATGAGATGTAAATGCAGGAGTTTATACGAATActaggatattttttcttcttttttttcgcgaattttaactaaagcagATTCTTTACATAATATTGAGATCTATTATATATAATTTGATTTTGAAAACAAACTATTAGCGCACATATTTGCAGCAAGGGTTGGATTTTagaaagcatcaggatgtttagattctactattattttaaaaaaatatatatataacttagtgactggtctaatatgttacaagaggtgttaaTCTAAGAAATGTCAATGCTAAAATCTTTCTGCTGCGCAGCTTACTTGTTAAAATATAATTTGCaaccaaaattacaagttttgaacCGGTAGCTTActactgttatctgatcaacagatgaaatctaagaaaaaaaattcttctcgtgttcacaaagcgggtgtgaaaagtCATGTTCAGCATATGTATATGTATAGATATAAAACAATGATTAACTCTCAAAGCCTTTACATATTGTTgctgtcatgcagtatgaatcagtaatgatcaaagcaacctAATAATTCCTGACATTCTTAaaaaatgtacacttgcacgtactattatgtcaaacatttgtcgtgtgttgttttaattgcatggtagccatggaaactagtgaacaaaatcgattaacgtaagaaaacacgattttttcattgattgtgtaatcattatcataccgatatctcagctcatgaaagagatagctcaaaactgtcttcagccgaaataatctacacaaaatttgctataaaataagggaaacgcaaatcacaggaaaaat contains the following coding sequences:
- the LOC109433112 gene encoding UV radiation resistance-associated gene protein; its protein translation is MKMFDRPRCRDWSPLSTQQLRLRSLIQISGHNIVCDRPKCTVYFTLHTTTMSAPFYTSEKLDIHSNIIWPEINCPMTVKSSLRCVCVRVWQHNTRSQDEAGACLENEDKLLFLWGVYFSGLVPLARRSEKRLKENTLVFQMHGGYFTSAEYILDGEEENRSASVAPAKTPTANSDGTQLGLLPAVNNDPLCDNSSSSPSWYSPSSALNVECKISKIGGGLSSTLSLGQQLRSSSPDEQSLFIVRTTVSPTPTEVETNLKIRYLFMEFFKAEVRPSYNIQRLLAVQERQRRIRYESESAKELTDRICMKSAYCLNLELFSDKQLVYRSSLSSQQNRSGMGKQLSRLLYQEKEPIKPEILLKAQELRRQIERARFRCRILAQEKERLRGSIRQLQQKLNQMIDANIETESTLMESYRNYGKEKEVLYQQKLAYANEKECYQELREKVLIARHRLLRGLNEIYCITKNNNGTCTVNDIALPNAESYTDATPALALSVALGYVAHAVMMCSSILNIPLRNPIKYEGSRSKMVDCIKVLPTADREFPLYSRSGPPTNALLYAVFLLNQNISQLKYYLCLSRGDPRATLANLYDILNVPSINVLGRSIEEPFQAVPTNISGSSSVNLDVPDAFNQLSVTDLKETKSSTRISRSVDTYSDSSREDEKRNGKFASDPILAQGQLQVTGFEKKKNI